From a single Zygotorulaspora mrakii chromosome 2, complete sequence genomic region:
- the SNF4 gene encoding AMP-activated serine/threonine-protein kinase regulatory subunit SNF4 (similar to Saccharomyces cerevisiae SNF4 (YGL115W); ancestral locus Anc_6.136), with the protein MGGTGNELEKVLMEQKLAVESIRSFLKSKTSYDVLPVSYRLIVLDTSLLVKKSLNVLLQNNIVSAPLWDAKTSRFAGLLTSSDFINVIQYYFSNPDKFELVDKLQLDGLKDIERAIGVEPIDTASIHPSRPLYEACIRMMGATSRRIPLIDQDEETHREIVVSVLTQYRILKFVALNCRETNFLRRPLRELNIITQGNVASCQMTTPVIDVIQLLSQGNVASIPIVDEENVLVNVYEAVDVLGLIKGGIYNDLSLTVGEALMRRSDDFEGVFTCTVNDKLSTIMNNIRKSRVHRYFVVDGDGKLEGVLTLSDILKYILLSAN; encoded by the coding sequence ATGGGTGGCACAGGGAACGAACTTGAAAAGGTGCTCATGGAACAAAAGCTCGCCGTGGAGTCTATAAGATCGTTTCTGAAATCGAAGACCTCTTATGATGTTCTGCCTGTCTCATATAGATTGATCGTGCTGGACACGTCGTTACTAGTTAAGAAGTCACTAAACGTTTTGTTACAGAACAACATAGTGTCAGCGCCCTTGTGGGATGCCAAGACGTCTAGATTTGCAGGGCTTTTAACTTCAAGCgatttcatcaatgtcaTTCAGTATTACTTCTCAAACCCGGACAAGTTCGAATTAGTGGACAAACTGCAATTGGACGGATTAAAGGACATAGAAAGAGCCATTGGCGTCGAACCTATCGATACCGCTTCAATTCATCCTTCGAGGCCACTGTACGAAGCTTGTATACGAATGATGGGCGCAACTAGCAGAAGAATTCCTTTAATAGATCAAGATGAGGAGACACATAGAGAGATCGTTGTGAGTGTTCTCACGCAGTATAGAATACTTAAGTTTGTTGCGTTGAATTGTAGAGAAACGAATTTTCTGAGAAGACCGCTTCGCGAGTTGAATATCATTACACAGGGAAACGTTGCAAGCTGTCAAATGACGACTCCTGTTATAGACGTAATTCAACTGTTGAGTCAAGGCAACGTTGCTTCTATACCAATAGTAGACGAAGAAAATGTTCTGGTGAACGTTTATGAAGCGGTCGATGTTTTGGGATTGATCAAGGGTGGCATTTACAATGACTTGTCGCTAACTGTAGGAGAAGCGTTGATGAGGAGAAGcgatgattttgaaggtgTTTTCACGTGTACAGTAAATGATAAGCTATCCACAATCATGAACAACATTCGAAAATCAAGAGTGCATAGATATTTTGTTGTCGATGGCGACGGTAAATTGGAAGGTGTTCTCACATTAAGCGATATACTCAAgtatattcttctttctgcGAATTGA
- the SWC5 gene encoding Swc5p (similar to Saccharomyces cerevisiae SWC5 (YBR231C); ancestral locus Anc_6.138), whose amino-acid sequence MNDQISSLNSQKEATFEEEQYVEEEDEDFNPDDENPQMSSDEGEDGDEDDGKAPKREQRKRVKNDVDYSQIESESGGLIKTRRGRLLQQELDRKRKYETMEKTEISDTIKGVWEDLQSMSDKRLGMQGSVGSILADDDSTARTNSASNAEEETILIKRDYIFAGERIHEEKLVPKSSAEAQEYLNSTKFDAKEEAGGKGSKTESNVGQEDDHVSETKSSKFHISKENLARLRRPLKRPPILEQIIAGSLKPKLTTLEKSSLDWATYVDKENINDELTLHNKDGYLARQDFLNKVEHFKDNQYKELRQKQLALQAQQNQ is encoded by the coding sequence ATGAATGATCAAATAAGCTCTTTGAACTCACAGAAAGAGGCCACATTCGAAGAAGAGCAATATgttgaggaagaagatgaagatttcAATCCCGATGACGAGAACCCGCAGATGAGTAGCGATGAAGGTGAAGATGGTGATGAGGATGACGGTAAGGCACCTAAAAGAGAACAGAGAAAGAGGGTTAAAAATGATGTAGACTACTCCCAAATAGAAAGCGAAAGTGGTGGACTCATCAAAACGAGAAGAGGGAGATTATTGCAACAAGAGCTTGACAGGAAGAGAAAATATGAAACTATGGAGAAGACTGAAATTTCTGATACAATCAAGGGTGTTTGGGAAGATCTTCAAAGTATGAGTGATAAAAGACTCGGCATGCAGGGCTCTGTGGGTTCAATTCTGGCTGATGATGACTCGACAGCACGAACAAACTCTGCCTCAAATGCGGAAGAGGAAACTATTTTAATAAAAAGAGATTACATTTTCGCTGGAGAGCGGATACATGAGGAAAAGCTTGTGCCAAAATCCAGTGCTGAGGCTCAGGAGTATTTGAATAGTACCAAATTTGATGCTAAAGAAGAAGCGGGTGGTAAAGGGTCAAAAACAGAATCGAATGTTGGTCAAGAGGACGATCATGTTTCAGAGACTAAGAGCTCAAAATTCCATATAtctaaagaaaatttaGCGAGGCTGCGAAGGCCACTCAAGAGGCCTCCTATTCTGGAGCAGATCATAGCGGGATCATTGAAACCGAAATTGACAACTTTAGAAAAGTCCAGTCTCGATTGGGCAACTTATGTTGATAAAGAGAACATCAACGATGAACTGACCTTACACAACAAGGACGGTTACTTGGCTCGCCAAGATTTCCTGAACAAGGTGGAACACTTCAAAGACAATCAGTATAAGGAACTAAGACAGAAACAGCTCGCATTGCAAGCTCAGCAAAACCAATAG
- a CDS encoding uncharacterized protein (similar to Saccharomyces cerevisiae YGL114W; ancestral locus Anc_6.137) produces the protein MPGAEFTDRIGESSLPSPVAWHEKPAIRQVTWRATLVGLIIGSLVLVSNFQFGLQTGWVSMMSMPSALLACSFFRRIWPLIFPKDPPFTDVETVYVQSMAVAVGTGPLAYGFVGVIPAIEKFVTREESGYSRDQGQLFTVGQLIVWSSALAFFGIFFAVPLRKQVIVREKLPFPSGNATAVLIAVLSGSEILQEVSRRELLQMRNRRLDECAEVLRPEDDDDSSEHESEHELVHSFEQRRDSNTLRSEETERDAYGKNISVLSKTFTLSAAYTITSYFLPMLRSIPLFGKYASRTYLLDFQPSPAYIGQGIIMGLATVSYMLFGCLLGWCVLAPLARNREWVPPDADVDDWERGAHGWILWSSLSIMVVDSVVGFMVVTVKSIVNFWLVSDKAQLLADYWDDSFESMLLEEERVINSRRNTNASGPQNTIRLVYAEDDHEVAPEHLVKYTTVICGLIFSSVICIVLIIYLFGVNIIPIYAMITALLIALFLSVLGIRALGETDLNPVSGIGKISQLIFAVIAPRNHPGSVLLNLVAGGVAEAGAQQAGDLMQDLKTGHLLGASPRAQFVAQILGATWSVFLSSIVYICYNKVYHIPDKQFRIPTAVVWVDCARLVTGKGLPKNALECSLILGGVFGGLSLIKNCCRDRHYTWLKYVPSGVAVGVGIYNTPSFTFARFAGGLASHIWLKNGKHNLNAKTKLIVFSSGLILGEGICSMINMLFTNFNVPHF, from the coding sequence ATGCCGGGAGCAGAATTCACTGACAGAATAGGCGAAAGTTCTTTACCATCGCCAGTTGCATGGCATGAAAAGCCTGCTATACGACAAGTTACTTGGAGGGCGACTTTAGTAGGTTTGATAATCGGGTCATTGGTTCTCGTCTCTAACTTCCAATTTGGACTTCAGACAGGTTGGGTGTCTATGATGTCAATGCCATCGGCTCTTTTGGCTTGCAGTTTTTTCCGCCGAATATGGCCATTAATATTTCCAAAGGATCCTCCGTTCACGGATGTCGAGACGGTGTACGTCCAAAGTATGGCAGTAGCCGTTGGAACAGGACCCTTGGCTTACGGATTTGTAGGTGTAATTCCGGCAATCGAGAAGTTTGTTACTAGAGAAGAAAGTGGCTATTCAAGAGACCAGGGTCAACTATTTACAGTGGGCCAACTTATAGTTTGGTCCAGCGCACttgcattttttggaatATTCTTTGCCGTACCACTACGAAAGCAAGTTATTGTAAGAGAAAAACTTCCATTCCCCAGTGGTAATGCGACTGCAGTTTTGATTGCCGTCCTAAGTGGCTCGGAGATCCTGCAAGAGGTAAGTCGTCGTGAGCTCCTGCAAATGAGAAATAGAAGATTAGACGAATGCGCAGAGGTGCTACGACctgaagatgatgacgatTCTTCTGAGCACGAATCAGAGCATGAATTGGTGCattcttttgaacaaagaCGTGACTCAAATACTTTGCGTTCTGAAGAAACAGAACGAGATGCTTACGGTAAAAATATCAGTGTTTTATCCAAAACGTTTACACTTTCTGCTGCGTATACAATCACTTCTTACTTTTTACCTATGCTAAGATCTATTCCTTTATTTGGGAAATACGCATCCAGGACGTATCTTCTAGATTTTCAGCCATCTCCTGCCTACATTGGTCAGGGTATAATAATGGGGCTCGCTACGGTGTCCTACATGCTATTTGGGTGTTTGCTTGGGTGGTGTGTGCTAGCTCCGTTGGCGCGCAATAGAGAATGGGTGCCCCCTGATGCTGACGTTGATGATTGGGAAAGGGGCGCGCATGGGTGGATTTTATGGTCTTCACTGTCAATAATGGTAGTAGATAGTGTTGTTGGATTTATGGTTGTGACAGTTAAATCAATCGTAAATTTTTGGCTTGTAAGCGATAAGGCTCAGCTGTTAGCTGATTATTGGGATGATTCATTCGAATCAATGCTAttagaagaagaaagagttATCAATAGTCGAAGGAATACTAATGCGAGCGGACCGCAGAATACAATAAGACTTGTCTATGCCGAAGATGATCATGAAGTAGCACCAGAACATCTAGTCAAGTACACAACTGTTATTTGTGGATTAATTTTCTCCTCCGTCATTTGTATCGTTCTGATAATATATCTATTTGGGGTCAATATTATTCCGATATACGCCATGATTACAGCATTGTTAATTGCTCTATTCTTGTCAGTTCTGGGAATTCGCGCCTTAGGGGAGACAGACCTGAACCCTGTTAGTGGAATCGGTAAAATATCACAGCTAATTTTTGCTGTGATCGCTCCTCGTAACCATCCGGGATCGGTGCTGTTGAATTTGGTTGCTGGAGGAGTTGCCGAGGCTGGTGCTCAACAAGCTGGTGACTTGAtgcaagatttgaaaaccGGCCACCTTCTAGGTGCTTCTCCTAGAGCTCAGTTCGTTGCTCAGATCTTGGGCGCGACCTGGTCAGTTTTTCTGTCGAGTATAGTGTACATCTGCTACAATAAAGTATACCATATTCCAGACAAACAATTCCGTATACCAACTGCTGTCGTATGGGTCGATTGTGCCCGGTTAGTTACCGGAAAAGGCCTACCAAAGAACGCGCTAGAATGTTCATTGATTCTAGGAGGAGTTTTTGGGGGCTTATCTCTTATTAAAAACTGCTGTCGTGATCGTCACTATACATGGTTGAAATACGTTCCTTCTGGTGTCGCCGTGGGAGTGGGGATTTATAATACGCCGAGTTTCACATTCGCCAGGTTCGCAGGTGGCCTGGCGTCTCACATCTGGctaaaaaatggaaagcACAATTTGAATGCAAAGACAAAGCTGATCGTTTTCAGCTCCGGCTTGATTCTTGGTGAAGGAATCTGTAGCATGATCAATATGCTATTCACCAACTTTAATGTACCGCATTTCTGA
- the TAF6 gene encoding TATA-binding protein-associated factor TAF6 (similar to Saccharomyces cerevisiae TAF6 (YGL112C); ancestral locus Anc_6.141): protein MSSPSNIQQSYTIWSPQDTVKDVADSLGIDTISDDVLKSLAMDVEYRILEIIEQAVKFKRHTKRDVLTTDDVSKALRVLNVEPLYGYHDGSAMDKDVSFSKINTSGGQTVYYLNDEEVDFDKLINEPLPQVPRLPTFTTHWLAVEGVQPAIIQNPNLNDVRISQPPTVRGAIVTALNDNSLQTSSTGSATLALDEEKEAQHLSSVKPGQNIEVKPLVKHVLSKELQIYFNRVIEALTTKNQDDADAQHMKAAALTSLRTDSGLHQLVPYFIQFIAEQITHNLSDLNLLTIILEMIYSLLSNESIFLDPYIHSLMPSILTLLLAKKLGGSPTSDSPAEYHEFLEKTNALRDFAASLLEYVLKKLPQIYKSLKPRVTRTLLKTFLDTNRVFGTYYGCLKGVSVLESESIRFFLGNLYNWSRLVFNEQNFTLESVSENKSTKFTPEETAFLVDTILSALRVLKADLPEISQGKNQNITEDDKSKLVSRCGVTVASHILKCDDARELIDAIFLGE from the coding sequence ATGAGTAGTCCCTCTAATATTCAGCAATCCTATACTATCTGGTCTCCCCAGGACACTGTAAAGGATGTCGCGGATTCGCTAGGAATTGATACAATTAGTGATGATGTACTGAAATCATTAGCGATGGATGTTGAATATCGTATTTTAGAGATTATTGAACAAGCTGTAAAATTCAAAAGGCATACTAAGAGAGACGTGCTTACAACTGACGACGTCTCGAAAGCACTGAGAGTTTTAAACGTGGAGCCGTTATATGGATATCATGACGGGTCTGCGATGGATAAAGATGTTTCCTTTAGTAAGATAAATACATCAGGTGGACAGACAGTGTACTATTTAAATGACGAAGAAGTTGATTTTGATAAACTCATAAACGAACCATTGCCACAGGTCCCTCGCTTACCTACCTTCACTACGCATTGGTTAGCGGTGGAAGGTGTTCAACCAGCTATTATTCAGAATCCAAATTTAAATGATGTTAGAATATCTCAACCACCCACCGTGAGGGGAGCTATTGTTACAGCACTGAACGATAACTCTTTACAAACATCTTCTACCGGATCAGCCACGCTGGCTTTagatgaagagaaagaggCACAACACTTATCGTCTGTGAAGCCAGGACAAAATATCGAAGTGAAACCGCTTGTGAAACATGTGCTTTCCAAAGAATTGCAAATTTATTTCAATAGAGTCATTGAGGCGCTCActacaaaaaatcaagatgaTGCCGATGCACAGCACATGAAAGCGGCAGCTTTGACATCTCTACGAACAGACAGTGGGTTACACCAGTTGGTTCCTTACTTCATCCAATTCATTGCCGAACAAATAACTCACAATCTTTCAGATTTGAATCTTCTTACCATAATACTTGAAATGATTTATTCCTTATTGAGTAAtgaatccatttttttggatccTTATATTCATTCACTGATGCCCTCAATACTTACGTTGTTGTTAGCTAAAAAGCTTGGAGGGTCCCCCACAAGTGATTCTCCAGCTGAGTATCATGAGTTTCTAGAAAAAACCAATGCTTTGCGCGACTTTGCAGCCTCTTTACTGGAGTatgttttgaagaaattacCACAGATCTACAAATCTTTGAAGCCCCGTGTAACCAGAACTTTACtgaaaacatttttggatACAAACCGTGTCTTTGGTACATACTATGGATGCCTAAAGGGTGTGTCAGTTTTAGAATCCGAGTCAATTAGATTCTTCTTAGGAAATTTATACAATTGGTCAAGATTAGTCTTTAATGAGCAGAACTTTACCTTAGAGTCGGTTTCAGAGAATAAAAGTACAAAATTTACCCCTGAGGAGACAGCATTTTTGGTGGATACTATACTGTCAGCTTTACGTGTTCTTAAGGCTGACTTACCAGAAATATCTCAAGGTAAAAATCAGAACATAACAGAGGATGATAAAAGTAAATTGGTTAGTAGATGCGGTGTCACTGTTGCAAGTcacattttgaaatgtgACGATGCGAGAGAACTGATAGATGCTATTTTTCTAGGAGAATAA
- the ARC40 gene encoding Arc40p (similar to Saccharomyces cerevisiae ARC40 (YBR234C); ancestral locus Anc_6.143): protein MLDTSKSVLSVFKLVKAPIYSHCFSIDRSLLAITCNTDCLVYRFGGGKSPQLIATLPDHDKTVTAVDISIHGRIVTCSQDRNAYVWEPLSDGSYKPTLVLLRINRAATSVSWAPNGYKFAVGSSARIIAVCYYEQENNWWVSKHIKKPIKSSVNCLSWHSNGILLASGGTDGYVRVFSGFIKGLDTKEAVSNSPWGEKFPFGAVVKEWYNGSFIHDVEWRSNIEKLAYVAHDGTLTVADSVEQIYSVNAPEGLPFKSLIWINDHEILCAGYSCHPVMFTEGSNGWQFSKNLDKVGKQSLPQSTSEDGTDDEENPTFGMSALRKFKQLDLKGRVTAAEQESAHENAIVELRPFEESNGQVTQVSSCGLDGEIVIYAV, encoded by the coding sequence ATGTTAGATACTTCTAAGTCAGTTTTATCTGTCTTCAAGTTAGTGAAGGCGCCAATCTATTCGCATTGCTTTTCTATTGATAGGTCGCTGTTAGCGATTACCTGCAATACTGACTGCCTTGTTTATAGATTCGGAGGAGGTAAATCTCCACAATTGATTGCGACTTTACCGGATCATGACAAAACTGTAACTGCCGTTGATATCTCGATACACGGACGTATTGTGACATGTTCGCAAGATCGTAACGCGTATGTTTGGGAGCCCTTGAGTGATGGATCTTATAAGCCTACATTAGTTCTGTTGCGTATAAACAGGGCTGCCACGTCTGTTTCGTGGGCTCCCAATGGCTATAAATTCGCAGTAGGGTCCAGTGCACGTATAATTGCGGTTTGTTACTATGAgcaagaaaacaattggTGGGTATCCAAGCATATCAAAAAGCCTATCAAATCAAGTGTTAATTGTTTATCGTGGCACTCTAATGGGATCCTGTTGGCATCTGGTGGTACTGATGGATATGTGCGCGTCTTCTCCGGCTTCATCAAGGGATTGGATACCAAGGAAGCAGTTAGCAATTCCCCCTGGGGAGAAAAGTTTCCATTTGGTGCAGTAGTCAAAGAATGGTACAATGGCTCTTTTATTCATGACGTTGAGTGGCGTAGTAATATCGAGAAGCTAGCATACGTTGCACACGATGGTACTTTAACTGTTGCAGACAGTGTAGAACAAATCTACTCAGTAAACGCCCCCGAAGGCTTGCCTTTCAAGTCTTTGATATGGATAAATGATCATGAAATACTATGTGCGGGTTATTCTTGTCATCCAGTTATGTTTACTGAGGGGTCAAACGGTTGGCAGTTCTccaaaaatcttgataaAGTGGGCAAGCAATCTCTGCCACAATCGACATCTGAGGATGGTACTGACGACGAAGAAAATCCAACCTTTGGCATGTCTGCATTGAGAAAGTTCAAGCAATTAGACTTGAAAGGTAGAGTTACAGCTGCTGAACAGGAAAGCGCGCATGAGAATGCTATTGTTGAGCTGAGaccatttgaagaatcaaaTGGACAGGTGACTCAAGTCTCTTCATGCGGTTTAGATGGTGAGATTGTAATTTATGCAGTTTAA
- the SLD3 gene encoding Sld3p (similar to Saccharomyces cerevisiae SLD3 (YGL113W); ancestral locus Anc_6.140), whose translation MIGEKYTHIMDSWQVCRILEELPRDIEIDSKNFEVFRAIDIPKKLLSTLKTGNKRCTCICKSDKGEYHLLETYGVNYWISWPLNALQSSKFLLDYPEKIEQQDQETPKDWSKLQFRDLLHVWKEGKSMCNISSSLELDMKVPNMESGSRTDSMRVEPDSYLEAKYYESLFFIQIPLAYFVKSNISRFKNICKSTYRSNTDIVYQSILAKYLLRVKEFDRRHEGSGVLKSDLGSQVSCEKRDALLAKYHAVGKEQLQNRLSSILKIREIKLQIVLLLEIIAINNLDSNFIDYEHRYGKRLKLRSINIAKKMTKSKRKIQSPVTKKRKEPILDFCEQLDLYLDKLCIQDIILASEPAKPVTEDDLIEEAKKNLLNKHKESSSTGFANFVLIPYYDKKAPNAVRFIIRKLKGPNLRSKRLRDNKIASKLSSIEIAEAAEMAASPQGSSKMSSTPSSPRILGSSAFSRHVPSNTLVPELLASRSNSLVNTFFEGGNSTLQKPSFISRTTSDLTMNHLQKRQLPLTDFSSQNLAVKGSNEFTSTRSFLSSTFHKLPVAQTSFRRVGRRKDINSSIPPENVLKNQERDLVQVESTPLAKSKKALPEKKAHLLNIVESPVNATNDSPVGRDIDTNKGECTDSGENTTHKRNIKRRLFAP comes from the coding sequence ATGATTGGGGAAAAATACACACATATTATGGACTCATGGCAAGTCTGTAGGATACTTGAAGAGCTCCCGAGAGACATTGAAATagattcaaagaatttcgAAGTTTTCAGAGCTATCGATATCCCAAAAAAACTGCTTAGCACACTCAAAACCGGTAACAAAAGGTGCACATGTATTTGCAAAAGCGATAAAGGAGAGTACCACTTGTTAGAAACATATGGCGTCAACTATTGGATCAGTTGGCCCTTGAATGCTTTACAAAGTAGCAAATTTTTATTAGATTATCCTGAAAAGATTGAGCAACAGGATCAAGAAACACCAAAAGATTGGAGTAAATTGCAGTTCAGAGATTTACTACATGTATGGAAGGAAGGGAAGAGCATGTGCAATATCAGCTCATCTTTAGAGTTGGATATGAAGGTACCAAATATGGAAAGCGGTAGTCGAACTGATAGTATGCGTGTGGAGCCCGATAGCTATCTGGAAGCTAAGTATTACGAATCTCTCTTCTTCATACAGATTCCTTTGGCATACTTTGTGAAATCAAACATAAGTAGATTTAAGAACATTTGCAAGAGCACGTACAGAAGCAATACTGATATAGTGTATCAGAGTATACTTGCAAAATATCTTCTCCGGgtcaaagaatttgatcGACGGCATGAGGGCTCTGGTGTTTTAAAAAGTGATTTAGGAAGTCAAGTTTCATGCGAGAAGCGCGATGCTCTTTTGGCCAAATACCATGCTGTGGGGAAAGAGCAGCTCCAGAACAGATTATCTAGCATACTAAAAATTCGTGAAATCAAACTGCAAATAGTTCTACTTTTGGAAATCATAGCCATTAATAATCTAGATAGTAATTTCATTGATTACGAACATAGATATGGCAAAAGGTTGAAGCTAAGATCGATTAACATagccaaaaaaatgacCAAGTCTAAAAGGAAGATTCAATCGCCAGTCACTAAGAAGAGGAAAGAACctattttggatttttgtGAGCAGCTTGACCTTTATTTGGATAAACTGTGTATCCAGGATATTATATTGGCAAGTGAACCAGCGAAGCCTGTCAcagaagatgatttgattgaagaagccaaaaaaaatttgctaAATAAACACAAAGAGAGCTCTTCCACAGGCTTTGCCAACTTTGTTTTAATACCATATTATGATAAGAAAGCACCGAATGCGGTTCGCTTCATAATCAGAAAACTCAAGGGACCCAATTTACGAAGCAAGAGACTACGAGACAATAAGATCGCCTCAAAACTTTCATCAATAGAAATAGCAGAAGCAGCAGAAATGGCTGCATCTCCGCAAGGGTCATCTAAGATGAGTTCCACGCCTTCATCACCTCGTATTCTAGGCTCATCTGCTTTTTCCAGACATGTACCTTCCAATACGCTTGTACCAGAATTACTAGCTTCAAGGAGCAATTCACTTGTTAACACGTTTTTTGAGGGTGGAAATAGTACTTTGCAGAAACCTTCCTTTATTTCACGCACTACTTCTGATCTCACAATGAATCACCTTCAGAAGAGACAGCTTCCACTTACggatttttcttctcagAATTTGGCAGTGAAAGGCTCCAACGAATTTACGTCTACCCGATcctttctttcttccacttttcATAAATTACCAGTCGCGCAAACTTCATTTCGAAGAGTTGGAAGACGTAAAGACATTAATTCAAGCATACCCCCAGAAAACGTGCTAAAAAATCAGGAAAGAGATCTTGTGCAAGTCGAGAGTACGCCGTTagcaaaatcaaagaaggcGTTACCGGAAAAAAAGGCACATCTGTTAAATATTGTTGAGTCTCCAGTCAATGCTACCAATGATTCCCCTGTTGGCAGGGATATCGACACTAATAAAGGAGAATGTACTGACTCTGGCGAGAATACGACACACAAAAGAAACATTAAACGGAGACTTTTCGCACCTTAG
- the DAD3 gene encoding Dad3p (similar to Saccharomyces cerevisiae DAD3 (YBR233W- A); ancestral locus Anc_6.142), translating into MEDLSLLQQNVLEKYKKLAQVLHSLDETFKKFNSSDHSDVSPESILQQIRDIEIKIAQIGTLLKGSVYSLILQRRQQIKGSSG; encoded by the coding sequence ATGGAGGACCTCAGTCTGCTGCAACAGAATGtccttgaaaaatacaagaaATTAGCACAAGTTCTGCATTCACTTGATGAAACTTTCAAGAAGTTCAATAGCAGCGACCATAGTGATGTATCACCTGAATCAATATTGCAGCAGATTAGGgatattgaaatcaaaatagCACAAATAGGTACGCTACTGAAAGGTAGTGTATACTCATTAATCCTACAGCGCAGGCAGCAAATAAAGGGTAGTTCTGGATAA
- the PBP2 gene encoding telomere maintenance protein PBP2 (similar to Saccharomyces cerevisiae PBP2 (YBR233W); ancestral locus Anc_6.139) → MWNALKRRLKTIKRIGFKCIEITIGFETCPNSHFSMSNADENGVASPNVLKRKKEDCAEEQLEAEIKRVALDDDTETVTAGLTNGTCLENGLSNGNGQDSCSSDGRELSSESISRHAHLRMLCLVKEASIVVGHKGETICKIKSETSTRINVSDNVRGVPERVIYVRGSCDNVAKAFGMIVRSLVSRNEESDLDENSTATTINLLISHHLMGCVIGKHGSRLREIEDLSAARLSASPQQLLMSNDRILSITGVADAIHIATFYVGQTIMNSREGTRMKKPIFYQPSAMYSALLSGISPPGFSHQKHHQYHPTDKYTTNRGNKRVSRSSSLMMVVPANQSFPRQVSEQPLSRIPVTYTAANAANATSFTPNFMIPNVRILDGPVTTPAAQTMSIVEQKIYIDENFVGNIIGRDGKHINSIKEATGCSIFIDEPVNGASERRLTVKGTSMGSQAAIMLISNKIEIDRINRERKR, encoded by the coding sequence ATGTGGAACGCATTGAAAAGGAGACtaaaaacaataaaaaGGATAGGTTTTAAATGTATAGAAATAACAATTGGCTTTGAAACTTGTCCAAATAGCCATTTCTCTATGTCAAACGCGGATGAAAATGGAGTAGCGTCTCCCAAtgtgttgaaaagaaaaaaggaagacTGTGCAGAGGAACAGTTGGAGGCTGAAATCAAGCGAGTTGCTCTGGATGATGATACAGAGACTGTGACGGCTGGATTGACAAATGGAACCTGCTTAGAAAATGGATTGAGCAACGGAAATGGGCAAGACTCATGCTCTTCAGACGGAAGAGAGTTGAGTAGCGAAAGCATCAGCCGGCATGCACACCTTAGGATGCTCTGTCTTGTCAAAGAGGCTTCAATCGTTGTCGGTCATAAAGGTGAGacaatttgcaaaatcaaaagtgaAACTTCTACAAGGATTAATGTCTCTGACAATGTTAGAGGTGTACCTGAGAGAGTCATATACGTGAGAGGATCATGCGATAATGTTGCGAAAGCATTTGGAATGATAGTAAGATCACTTGTATCAAGAAATGAGGAAAGCGATTTGGATGAAAACTCTACCGCAACAACAATCAACTTGCTGATATCCCACCACCTAATGGGCTGTGTTATTGGTAAGCACGGCTCAAGGTTAAGGGAAATAGAAGACCTAAGTGCCGCAAGATTATCTGCGTCACCTCAGCAATTATTAATGTCCAATGACCGCATACTTAGTATCACTGGAGTTGCTGATGCTATTCATATTGCAACGTTTTATGTCGGGCAAACCATTATGAATTCTAGAGAGGGTACCAGGATGAAAAAACCCATCTTTTATCAGCCAAGTGCCATGTATTCGGCACTCCTTAGTGGAATTTCTCCACCTGGATTTTCTCACCAAaaacatcatcaatatcatccaACAGACAAGTACACCACCAATAGGGGCAATAAAAGAGTATCTAGATCATCCTCTCTGATGATGGTAGTACCGGCTAATCAATCTTTTCCACGCCAGGTCTCGGAACAACCACTTAGTCGTATCCCTGTGACATATACTGCAGCGAATGCAGCGAATGCAACCTCTTTTACTCCCAACTTTATGATCCCTAACGTAAGAATACTGGATGGTCCCGTAACTACCCCGGCAGCTCAAACAATGTCTATCGTGGAGCAAAAGATTTATAtagatgaaaattttgtgGGAAACATAATAGGAAGGGATGGAAAGCATATAAACTCGATTAAAGAGGCTACCGGatgttcaatttttattGACGAACCTGTTAATGGGGCTTCTGAAAGAAGATTAACAGTGAAGGGAACGTCAATGGGGTCGCAGGCTGCAATAATGCTAATAAGTAACAAAATCGAAATTGATAGGATAAACCGCGAGAGGAAAAGATAA